One genomic window of Burkholderia diffusa includes the following:
- a CDS encoding RNA pyrophosphohydrolase, whose product MLDREGFRPNVGIILLNARNEVFWGKRLREHSWQFPQGGIKYGETPMQAMYRELHEETGLHPEHVKIIGRTRDWLRYEVPDKFIKREVRGHYRGQKQIWFLLRMVGRDCDICLRATDHPEFDAWRWNEYWVPLDAVIEFKRDVYQLALTELSRFLRRPAQRAEKPRGPRPSRYPRVIGAQVQQTLTIVDTSVVCSEIEVEASTLDEMPPREIVGK is encoded by the coding sequence ATGCTGGATCGTGAAGGCTTTCGCCCGAACGTCGGCATCATCCTCTTGAACGCGCGCAACGAGGTGTTTTGGGGCAAGCGGCTCCGCGAGCATTCCTGGCAGTTTCCTCAAGGTGGGATCAAGTACGGCGAGACCCCCATGCAGGCGATGTACCGGGAACTGCACGAGGAGACCGGCCTGCACCCGGAACACGTCAAGATAATCGGCCGCACCCGCGACTGGTTGCGTTACGAGGTGCCTGACAAGTTCATCAAACGCGAAGTACGCGGCCATTACCGCGGCCAGAAGCAGATCTGGTTCCTGCTGCGGATGGTCGGACGCGATTGCGACATTTGCTTGCGCGCGACCGATCACCCGGAGTTCGATGCATGGCGCTGGAACGAGTACTGGGTGCCGCTCGATGCGGTGATCGAGTTCAAGCGGGATGTCTATCAGTTGGCGCTGACGGAACTGTCGCGCTTCCTGCGCCGCCCGGCGCAGCGAGCCGAAAAGCCGCGTGGGCCGCGTCCGTCGCGCTATCCGCGCGTCATCGGTGCGCAGGTCCAGCAGACGCTGACGATTGTCGACACATCGGTAGTTTGTTCGGAGATCGAAGTGGAGGCGAGCACGCTCGACGAGATGCCGCCCCGTGAGATCGTCGGCAAATGA
- a CDS encoding PP0621 family protein: MRQILLLILLFFAGSWLTRKLRQAQEHAQARTGRGGGFDGAPGSGSAGTARPNGDARSLPEPMVRCAECGVHAPKGDAVVAGGEYFCSIEHAQRHGAHASGYDAR, from the coding sequence ATGCGACAGATTCTTCTCCTGATTCTTCTCTTCTTCGCGGGTTCGTGGCTCACGCGCAAGCTGCGCCAGGCCCAGGAGCACGCGCAGGCGCGCACCGGCCGCGGTGGCGGCTTCGACGGCGCACCCGGTTCCGGCAGCGCCGGGACGGCACGCCCGAACGGCGATGCGCGCTCGCTGCCCGAACCGATGGTGCGCTGCGCAGAATGCGGCGTGCATGCACCGAAGGGCGACGCCGTAGTCGCGGGCGGCGAATACTTCTGCAGCATCGAGCACGCGCAGCGACACGGCGCTCACGCGAGCGGCTACGACGCCCGATGA
- a CDS encoding proline--tRNA ligase — translation MKASRFFIGTLKEAPADAEIVSHKLMVRAGMIRRVAGGIYNYLPIGLRSIRKVEAIVREEMNRAGAIELLMPAVQPAELWQESGRWEQYGPELLRFKDRKDNDFVIGPTHEEVITDIARNQIKSYRQMPVNFYQIQTKFRDEIRPRFGVMRGREFIMKDAYSFDKDAAGLNESYRKMYDAYVRIFTRLGLEFRAVAADSGSIGGNFSHEFHVIADTGEDAIAYCPTSEFAANIEAAEALPLIAQRAAPAEAMEKVATPGKAKCEAVAELLEIPLERTIKSIVLATDNEGAEPTIWLVMLRGDHDLNEIKVSKLPGLKNHRFATEQEIVEWFGTPPGYLGPVGTKKPVKVIADRTVANMSDFVVGANEVDYHIAGVNWGRDLPEPEVADVRNVKKGDPSPDGKGEIDICRGIEVGHVFQLGTKYSEAMGATFLDESGKPQPMLMGCYGVGVTRILGAAIEQNFDEKGIIWPESIAPFEVVLCPMGYDRSDMVREAADKLYADLTAAGVDVILDDRGERPGVMFADWELIGVPHRLVIGERGLKEGKIEYQGRRDAEATLLPADAAAATVTEKIRAALAR, via the coding sequence ATGAAAGCTTCCCGTTTCTTTATCGGCACCCTCAAAGAAGCACCGGCCGACGCAGAGATCGTCAGCCACAAGCTGATGGTGCGCGCCGGCATGATCCGTCGCGTCGCCGGCGGCATCTACAACTACCTGCCGATCGGTCTGCGTTCGATTCGCAAGGTCGAAGCGATCGTGCGCGAGGAAATGAACCGGGCAGGCGCCATCGAGCTGCTGATGCCGGCCGTGCAACCGGCCGAGCTGTGGCAGGAATCGGGCCGCTGGGAACAGTACGGCCCCGAGCTGCTGCGCTTCAAGGACCGCAAGGACAACGACTTCGTGATCGGGCCGACGCACGAGGAAGTCATCACCGACATCGCGCGCAACCAGATCAAGAGCTACCGGCAGATGCCGGTGAACTTCTATCAGATTCAGACGAAGTTCCGCGACGAGATTCGTCCGCGCTTCGGCGTGATGCGCGGCCGCGAATTCATCATGAAGGACGCGTATTCGTTCGACAAGGACGCGGCCGGCCTGAACGAGTCGTATCGCAAGATGTATGACGCATACGTGCGCATCTTCACGCGCCTCGGCCTCGAGTTCCGCGCGGTCGCAGCCGACAGCGGCTCGATCGGCGGCAACTTCTCGCACGAGTTCCACGTGATCGCCGACACCGGCGAGGACGCGATCGCCTATTGTCCGACGTCCGAGTTCGCGGCGAACATCGAGGCGGCCGAAGCGCTGCCGCTGATCGCCCAGCGCGCGGCGCCGGCCGAAGCGATGGAAAAGGTCGCGACGCCCGGCAAGGCGAAGTGCGAAGCCGTCGCCGAATTGCTGGAGATCCCGCTCGAGCGCACGATCAAGTCGATCGTGCTGGCCACCGACAACGAAGGTGCCGAGCCGACCATCTGGCTCGTGATGCTGCGCGGCGACCACGACCTGAACGAGATCAAGGTGTCGAAGCTGCCGGGGCTGAAGAACCACCGCTTCGCGACCGAACAGGAAATCGTCGAGTGGTTCGGCACGCCGCCGGGCTATCTCGGCCCGGTCGGCACGAAGAAGCCGGTGAAGGTGATCGCCGATCGCACGGTTGCGAACATGAGCGATTTCGTCGTCGGCGCGAACGAGGTCGACTATCACATCGCGGGCGTGAACTGGGGCCGCGACCTTCCGGAGCCGGAAGTCGCCGACGTGCGCAATGTGAAGAAGGGCGATCCGTCGCCGGACGGCAAGGGCGAGATCGACATCTGCCGCGGCATCGAAGTCGGCCACGTGTTCCAGCTCGGCACCAAGTACTCGGAAGCGATGGGGGCGACGTTCCTCGACGAATCGGGCAAGCCGCAGCCGATGCTGATGGGCTGCTACGGCGTCGGCGTCACGCGCATTCTCGGCGCGGCCATCGAGCAGAACTTCGACGAGAAGGGCATCATCTGGCCCGAGTCGATCGCCCCGTTCGAGGTCGTGCTGTGCCCGATGGGCTACGATCGCAGCGACATGGTCCGCGAGGCCGCCGACAAGCTGTACGCAGACCTGACCGCCGCCGGCGTCGACGTAATCCTCGACGATCGCGGCGAGCGCCCGGGCGTGATGTTCGCCGACTGGGAACTGATCGGCGTGCCGCATCGCCTGGTGATCGGCGAGCGCGGCCTGAAGGAAGGCAAGATCGAGTACCAGGGCCGCCGCGACGCCGAAGCGACGCTGCTGCCGGCCGATGCGGCCGCGGCGACGGTGACGGAGAAGATCCGCGCCGCGCTCGCGCGCTAA
- the proB gene encoding glutamate 5-kinase — MRSIIADSKRLVVKVGSSLVTNDGKGLDHAAIGRWAAQIAALRAQGKEVVLVSSGAIAEGMQRLGWSKRPREIDELQAAAAVGQMGLAQVYESRFTEHDIRTAQILLTHADLADRERYLNARSTLLTLLRLGVVPIINENDTVVTDEIKFGDNDTLGALVANLIEGDALIILTDQSGLFTADPRKDPNATLVAEASAGAPELEAMAGGAGSSLGRGGMLTKILAAKRAAHSGANTVIASGREADVLLRLAAGEAIGTQLIARTARMAARKQWMADHLQVRGHVVIDAGAVEKLTAGGKSLLPIGVIGVQGAFARGEVIACVGPDGREVARGLTNYSSAETKLIHRKPSGEIETVLGYMLEPELIHRDNLVLV; from the coding sequence ATGCGTTCGATCATCGCGGATTCGAAGCGATTGGTGGTGAAGGTGGGTTCGAGCCTCGTAACCAACGACGGCAAGGGGCTCGATCATGCTGCGATCGGCCGCTGGGCGGCCCAGATCGCCGCGCTGCGCGCGCAGGGCAAGGAAGTGGTGCTCGTCAGTTCGGGCGCGATTGCTGAGGGGATGCAGCGGCTCGGCTGGAGCAAGCGTCCGCGCGAGATCGACGAACTGCAGGCTGCCGCCGCGGTTGGCCAGATGGGGCTCGCGCAGGTCTATGAAAGCCGCTTTACCGAGCACGATATCCGCACCGCGCAGATCCTGCTGACGCACGCCGACCTTGCCGATCGCGAACGCTATCTGAACGCGCGCTCGACGCTGCTCACGCTGCTGCGGCTCGGTGTCGTGCCGATCATCAACGAGAACGACACGGTCGTCACGGACGAAATCAAGTTCGGCGACAACGACACGCTTGGCGCGCTGGTCGCGAACCTGATCGAAGGCGACGCGTTGATCATCCTGACCGATCAGTCGGGGCTGTTCACGGCCGATCCGCGTAAGGATCCGAACGCAACGCTGGTCGCGGAAGCCAGTGCAGGCGCACCGGAACTCGAGGCGATGGCGGGCGGAGCCGGCTCGAGCCTCGGCCGAGGTGGAATGCTGACGAAGATTCTCGCGGCGAAGCGCGCAGCGCACAGTGGCGCGAATACCGTGATCGCGAGTGGCCGCGAAGCCGACGTGCTGTTGCGGCTGGCGGCGGGCGAGGCGATCGGCACGCAGCTGATCGCGCGCACCGCGCGGATGGCCGCGCGCAAGCAATGGATGGCCGATCATCTGCAGGTGCGCGGGCACGTCGTGATCGATGCCGGTGCGGTCGAGAAGCTGACGGCCGGCGGCAAGAGCCTGTTGCCGATCGGCGTGATCGGCGTGCAGGGCGCATTCGCGCGCGGCGAGGTGATCGCATGCGTCGGCCCCGACGGACGCGAAGTGGCGCGCGGTCTCACGAATTACAGCAGCGCGGAAACGAAGCTGATTCACCGCAAGCCGAGCGGCGAGATCGAGACGGTGCTCGGCTACATGCTGGAACCTGAGCTGATTCACCGCGATAACCTCGTGCTCGTGTAA
- a CDS encoding cytochrome C assembly family protein, which produces MDIVLYALTAFLYGGLAVAGWRTHRQGATSLVASVPAVPVPASAASGMSGAGRALLFAALVAHGVLLHMTIFPHDAMIFGFAFALSAMFWLGAGIYWIESFFFPLDSLRLLVLPLACGASLLPLVFGGVRVLPYAAAPLFKMHFLIANIAYGLFAIAALHAVLMLMVERRLQSLRSGGRDGSTGWIASWLETLPPLLTLEKLLFRLIGAGFVLLTLTLASGILFSEQVDARALRLDHKTVFAVLSWLMFGGLLVARKTSGWRGRGAARWVLVSFAALLLAYVGSRFVFEVLLHRSVV; this is translated from the coding sequence ATGGATATTGTACTGTATGCCCTCACCGCATTCCTGTACGGCGGCCTCGCCGTCGCAGGCTGGCGCACGCACCGCCAGGGCGCGACCTCGCTCGTCGCGAGCGTGCCGGCCGTGCCGGTTCCGGCGTCCGCCGCGTCGGGGATGAGCGGGGCCGGCCGCGCGCTGCTGTTCGCGGCGCTCGTCGCGCACGGCGTGCTGCTGCACATGACGATTTTTCCGCACGACGCGATGATCTTCGGCTTCGCGTTCGCGCTGTCCGCGATGTTCTGGCTCGGCGCCGGCATCTACTGGATCGAGAGCTTCTTCTTCCCGCTCGACAGCCTGCGCCTGCTGGTGCTGCCGCTCGCGTGCGGCGCATCGCTGCTGCCGCTCGTGTTCGGCGGTGTGCGGGTGCTGCCTTATGCCGCAGCGCCGCTGTTCAAGATGCACTTCCTGATCGCGAACATCGCGTATGGCCTGTTCGCGATCGCCGCGCTGCACGCGGTCCTGATGCTGATGGTGGAGCGGCGCCTGCAGTCGCTGAGGAGCGGCGGGCGCGACGGGTCGACCGGCTGGATCGCGAGCTGGCTCGAAACGCTGCCCCCGCTGCTCACGCTGGAGAAGCTGCTGTTCCGCCTGATCGGCGCCGGCTTCGTGCTGCTGACGCTCACGCTCGCGTCGGGAATCCTGTTCAGCGAGCAAGTCGATGCGCGCGCGCTGCGGCTCGATCACAAGACCGTGTTCGCGGTGCTGTCGTGGCTGATGTTCGGCGGCCTGCTGGTCGCCCGCAAGACGTCGGGCTGGCGCGGGCGCGGCGCCGCGCGCTGGGTGCTCGTGTCGTTTGCCGCGCTGCTGCTCGCGTATGTCGGCAGCCGGTTCGTTTTCGAGGTGCTGCTGCACCGCTCCGTGGTTTGA
- the ampD gene encoding 1,6-anhydro-N-acetylmuramyl-L-alanine amidase AmpD — MSDAALLSVDARGWVREARHAPSPNFEARPAGAVPTLVVVHNISLPPGEFGGDAIEALFLNRLDCDAHPYYRSHLRGVRVSAHFLIRRDGELVQFVSCDERAWHAGASEFFGRPRCNDFSIGIELEGADDVPFDAAQYATLGVLARTLAARYPIDAVAGHSDVAPGRKTDPGPHFDWQRFARDAGFSAEYFPFRQH, encoded by the coding sequence ATGAGCGACGCAGCGCTGCTGTCGGTCGACGCGCGCGGCTGGGTGCGCGAAGCGCGCCACGCGCCGTCGCCGAATTTCGAGGCGCGGCCCGCGGGCGCGGTGCCGACGCTCGTCGTCGTCCACAACATCAGCCTGCCGCCCGGCGAGTTCGGCGGCGATGCGATCGAGGCGCTGTTCCTGAATCGCCTCGATTGCGATGCGCACCCTTATTACCGGAGCCATCTGCGCGGCGTGCGCGTGTCCGCGCACTTCCTGATCCGTCGCGACGGCGAGCTCGTGCAGTTCGTGTCGTGCGACGAGCGCGCCTGGCACGCGGGCGCATCCGAGTTCTTCGGCCGGCCGCGCTGCAACGACTTCTCGATTGGCATCGAGCTCGAAGGCGCGGACGACGTGCCGTTCGACGCGGCCCAGTACGCGACGCTCGGCGTGCTCGCTCGCACGCTCGCCGCGCGCTACCCGATCGATGCGGTGGCCGGGCATTCCGACGTCGCGCCGGGCCGAAAGACCGACCCGGGTCCGCACTTCGATTGGCAACGCTTCGCACGCGATGCCGGCTTTTCCGCCGAATACTTTCCTTTCCGTCAGCACTGA
- a CDS encoding CNP1-like family protein — protein sequence MKAIALALASIVAAATLAGCANSKTPTNKDDSEFVYLLDRQGNWKENPVDTLPPLPQAGDLLPFNVSQNTPLKFSVDAKSLAVGTDGVVRYAVVITSPAGARNVNYEGIRCDTYEWRQYAGLNSDHDGWDRTVENDWRRIENGELNAYHSALYQDYFCSNKMPQGTTQQILENIRFHRTAMSQLR from the coding sequence TTGAAAGCGATTGCTCTCGCGCTCGCATCGATTGTCGCGGCGGCCACGCTGGCCGGTTGCGCGAATTCGAAGACGCCGACCAACAAGGACGACAGCGAGTTCGTGTACCTGCTGGACCGCCAAGGCAACTGGAAGGAAAATCCGGTCGACACGCTGCCGCCGCTTCCGCAAGCAGGCGACCTGCTGCCGTTCAACGTATCGCAGAACACGCCGCTCAAGTTCTCCGTCGATGCGAAGTCGCTCGCTGTCGGTACCGACGGCGTCGTGCGTTATGCGGTCGTCATCACGAGCCCGGCCGGCGCACGCAACGTGAACTACGAAGGCATCCGCTGCGACACCTACGAATGGCGTCAGTATGCAGGCCTGAATTCGGATCACGACGGCTGGGACCGCACGGTCGAGAACGACTGGCGTCGCATCGAGAACGGCGAGCTGAATGCGTACCACTCGGCGCTGTACCAGGACTACTTCTGCTCGAACAAGATGCCGCAGGGCACGACCCAGCAGATTCTCGAGAACATCCGGTTCCACCGCACCGCGATGAGCCAGCTGCGCTGA
- a CDS encoding hypoxanthine-guanine phosphoribosyltransferase — protein sequence MNREEALHIFDHSEEIVSADAVNASIARMADAIRADIGDAFPLVLSVMGGAAVFTGMLLPHLDFPLEFDYIHLTRYRNTTQGSPEMHWRVAPRESVKDRIVLVLDDILDEGETMAAIRDRILDMGAKRFMSAVLCEKTLAKAKPLHPDFCGFSVPDRYVFGCGMDAKGYWRNLPTIRALTANV from the coding sequence ATGAACCGCGAAGAAGCCCTCCACATTTTCGACCACTCCGAAGAGATCGTCTCGGCCGATGCCGTCAACGCATCGATCGCCCGGATGGCCGACGCGATCCGCGCCGACATCGGCGACGCGTTCCCGCTCGTTCTCTCGGTGATGGGCGGCGCCGCGGTGTTTACCGGGATGCTGCTGCCGCACCTCGATTTCCCGCTCGAGTTCGACTACATCCACCTGACCCGCTACCGCAACACGACGCAGGGCAGCCCGGAGATGCACTGGCGCGTCGCGCCGCGCGAATCGGTGAAAGACCGTATCGTGCTCGTGCTCGACGACATCCTCGACGAAGGCGAGACGATGGCCGCGATCCGCGACCGCATCCTCGACATGGGTGCGAAGCGCTTCATGTCCGCCGTGCTGTGCGAGAAGACGCTCGCGAAGGCGAAACCGCTGCACCCCGACTTCTGCGGCTTCTCGGTGCCGGACCGCTATGTGTTCGGCTGCGGGATGGACGCAAAGGGCTACTGGCGCAACCTGCCGACGATCCGTGCACTGACCGCGAACGTCTGA
- a CDS encoding MarC family protein codes for MEYTFLSATVLLVLITDPLGNIPLFITAMRDVPRERRVKLILREVGIAFVILLFFMVVGDRFLRMMSLTDLSLRLGGGIVLFLIALRMIFPHPDGALGSDPRAGGEPFIVPLAIPALAGPSALATVMLLTSQAPGKMFEWVGALTVTMIVCAITLVLAERIQAWLGERTVAAFERLMGLVLVAISVEMLLAGIRAFVHQLQP; via the coding sequence GTGGAATACACCTTCCTGTCGGCCACCGTGCTCCTCGTGCTGATCACGGATCCGCTCGGCAACATCCCGCTGTTCATCACGGCGATGCGGGATGTGCCGCGCGAGCGGCGCGTGAAGCTGATCCTGCGTGAAGTGGGGATCGCGTTCGTGATCCTGCTCTTCTTCATGGTGGTCGGCGACCGCTTCCTGCGGATGATGAGCCTCACCGACCTGTCGCTGCGGCTCGGCGGCGGGATCGTGCTGTTCCTGATCGCGCTGCGGATGATCTTCCCGCATCCGGATGGCGCGCTCGGCAGCGATCCGCGCGCGGGCGGGGAGCCTTTCATCGTGCCGCTCGCGATTCCGGCGCTCGCCGGGCCGTCCGCGCTCGCGACGGTGATGCTGCTGACGTCGCAGGCGCCAGGCAAGATGTTCGAGTGGGTCGGCGCGCTGACGGTCACGATGATCGTCTGCGCGATCACACTGGTGCTGGCTGAAAGGATTCAGGCGTGGCTCGGCGAGCGGACCGTCGCCGCATTCGAGCGGCTGATGGGCCTCGTGCTTGTCGCGATCTCGGTCGAGATGCTGCTGGCCGGTATTCGCGCGTTCGTGCACCAGTTGCAGCCGTAG
- the ffh gene encoding signal recognition particle protein — MLDNLTQRMARVVKTLRGEARLTEANTQEMLREVRLALLEADVALPVVREFIAKVKEKALGEEVISSLSPGQALVGVVQKELTAVIGGNYEGKAAELNLAVTPPAVILMAGLQGAGKTTTAGKLAKLLREKYKKKVLTVSCDVYRPAAIMQLKTVSEQVGADFFPSTPDQKPVDIALAAVDWAKRHYHDVLIVDTAGRLGIDEAMMQEIAALHGTLKPAETLFVVDAMLGQDAVNTAKAFNDTLPLTGVVLTKLDGDSRGGAALSVRHITGKPIKFVGVAEKLDGLEVFHPDRMANRILGMGDILALVEEAQRGVDVQAAQKLADKVKKGGDFDLNDFRAQISQMKNMGGLSSLMDKLPAQFQQAAAGADMGQAEKQIRRMEGIISSMTPAERAKPEIIKATRKRRIAAGAGVPVQEVNRMLNQYDQMRTMMKKLKGGNMQKMMRGLKGMMPGMR, encoded by the coding sequence ATGCTCGACAATCTCACTCAACGGATGGCGCGCGTCGTCAAGACGCTGCGCGGCGAGGCCCGGCTTACCGAGGCGAACACCCAGGAGATGCTCCGCGAGGTGCGTCTCGCGCTGCTGGAAGCCGACGTCGCGCTGCCCGTCGTCCGCGAATTCATCGCCAAGGTCAAGGAAAAGGCGCTCGGCGAGGAAGTGATCAGCAGCCTGTCGCCGGGCCAGGCGCTCGTCGGCGTGGTCCAGAAGGAACTGACCGCCGTGATCGGCGGCAACTACGAAGGCAAGGCCGCCGAGCTGAACCTCGCGGTCACGCCGCCCGCGGTGATCCTGATGGCCGGCCTGCAGGGCGCCGGCAAGACGACGACCGCCGGCAAGCTCGCGAAGCTGCTGCGCGAGAAGTACAAGAAGAAGGTGCTGACGGTGTCGTGCGACGTGTATCGCCCGGCCGCGATCATGCAGCTGAAAACGGTGAGCGAACAGGTCGGCGCCGACTTCTTCCCGTCGACGCCGGACCAGAAGCCCGTCGACATCGCACTCGCGGCCGTCGACTGGGCGAAGCGCCACTACCATGACGTGCTGATCGTCGACACGGCCGGCCGCCTCGGTATCGACGAGGCGATGATGCAGGAAATCGCCGCGCTGCACGGCACGCTGAAACCGGCCGAAACGCTGTTCGTCGTCGATGCGATGCTCGGCCAGGATGCGGTCAACACCGCAAAGGCGTTCAACGACACGCTGCCGCTCACCGGCGTCGTGCTGACCAAGCTCGATGGCGACTCGCGCGGCGGTGCCGCGCTGTCGGTGCGCCACATCACGGGCAAGCCGATCAAGTTCGTCGGCGTCGCCGAGAAGCTCGACGGCCTCGAGGTGTTCCACCCTGACCGGATGGCGAACCGGATCCTCGGCATGGGCGACATCCTCGCGCTCGTCGAGGAGGCCCAGCGCGGCGTCGACGTGCAGGCCGCGCAGAAGCTTGCCGACAAGGTCAAGAAGGGCGGCGACTTCGACCTCAACGATTTCCGCGCGCAGATCTCGCAGATGAAGAACATGGGCGGCCTGTCGTCGCTGATGGACAAGCTGCCCGCGCAGTTCCAGCAGGCGGCGGCCGGCGCCGACATGGGCCAGGCCGAGAAGCAGATCCGCCGCATGGAAGGGATCATCAGCTCGATGACGCCCGCCGAGCGCGCGAAACCCGAAATCATCAAGGCGACGCGCAAGCGCCGCATCGCAGCCGGCGCGGGCGTGCCGGTGCAGGAAGTCAACCGGATGCTGAACCAGTACGACCAGATGCGTACGATGATGAAGAAGCTGAAGGGCGGCAACATGCAGAAGATGATGCGCGGCCTGAAGGGCATGATGCCCGGCATGCGCTGA